One Dysosmobacter welbionis DNA segment encodes these proteins:
- a CDS encoding DUF6110 family protein, protein MKHYVRLACFVGGALFGSAGVKLLTSKDAKNAYIHITAAGLRMKDSVMETVTAVQENAADIVASAKDINEARASKEAETQVEGQEA, encoded by the coding sequence ATGAAGCATTACGTCAGACTGGCCTGCTTTGTGGGCGGTGCTCTGTTCGGCTCTGCCGGCGTGAAGCTGCTGACCAGCAAGGATGCCAAGAATGCCTACATCCACATCACCGCCGCCGGCCTGCGGATGAAGGACAGCGTGATGGAGACGGTCACCGCCGTCCAAGAGAACGCCGCCGACATTGTGGCCTCCGCCAAAGACATCAATGAGGCCCGGGCCTCCAAGGAGGCCGAAACCCAGGTGGAGGGTCAGGAGGCTTAA
- a CDS encoding heavy-metal-associated domain-containing protein, whose amino-acid sequence MWKYTVRVTGMMCGMCESHVNDAVRRAFPVKKVTSSRSKKETTVIAETELDEAALREAIRATGYDAGEIRKEPWGKKGLFGR is encoded by the coding sequence ATGTGGAAATATACTGTGCGGGTGACAGGTATGATGTGCGGCATGTGTGAGAGCCATGTGAACGACGCGGTGCGCAGAGCCTTTCCGGTGAAGAAAGTCACCTCGTCCCGGAGCAAAAAGGAGACCACGGTGATCGCAGAAACAGAGTTGGATGAGGCAGCCCTGCGGGAAGCCATCCGGGCCACCGGCTATGACGCAGGGGAGATTCGGAAAGAGCCCTGGGGGAAGAAGGGGCTGTTCGGCCGGTAA
- a CDS encoding helix-turn-helix domain-containing protein, translating to MLAEVLADRGDWSQVMPGVRACLFSLEKSPLPLPLRLEPLHFEALFCVAGTVTLTRRDGSALTAGARQVLLLTDASSLSAAKVGTSLEGVLVAVDARSARDSLEALCALLGGLSLDTEQVRRWMASRNGCAVEGPSTWSRAVFANLDCLPQSEQARWCVWKSAELLYLLSAPEGNAPNVLPAPALDREVVRVLGKTRRYMEDHLADPLTIPALSRMAMLSATTFKDAFRRLYGLPVHAWLRQRRMERAAELLRDSSLSVLGVAQSVGYGSASQFTAAFRRQYGMTPAKYRKDV from the coding sequence ATGCTGGCAGAGGTTCTGGCGGACCGTGGAGACTGGTCGCAGGTGATGCCCGGCGTCCGGGCCTGCCTGTTCTCTCTGGAAAAGAGCCCTCTCCCCCTGCCCCTTCGACTGGAGCCTCTGCATTTCGAGGCCTTGTTCTGTGTTGCCGGGACGGTAACACTGACCCGGCGGGACGGATCGGCCCTGACGGCAGGTGCCCGGCAGGTGCTTCTTCTCACGGACGCCTCCAGCCTGTCCGCCGCCAAGGTCGGCACCTCCTTGGAGGGAGTCCTGGTAGCAGTGGACGCCCGCAGCGCCCGGGACAGCCTGGAGGCCCTGTGTGCGCTGCTGGGGGGCCTCTCTCTGGACACAGAGCAGGTACGGCGATGGATGGCCAGCCGGAACGGCTGTGCCGTAGAGGGGCCCAGCACCTGGAGCCGGGCGGTCTTTGCCAACCTGGACTGCCTGCCCCAGAGCGAGCAGGCCCGCTGGTGCGTGTGGAAATCGGCAGAGCTGCTCTATCTGCTCTCCGCCCCAGAGGGAAATGCGCCGAATGTCCTCCCGGCCCCGGCACTGGATCGGGAGGTAGTCCGGGTTTTAGGAAAGACGCGCCGTTATATGGAGGATCACCTGGCCGATCCCCTGACCATCCCAGCCCTGAGCCGCATGGCCATGCTCTCCGCCACAACATTCAAGGATGCTTTCCGCCGTCTGTACGGCCTGCCGGTCCACGCCTGGCTGCGGCAGCGGCGGATGGAACGGGCGGCAGAGCTGCTGCGGGACTCCTCCCTCAGTGTTCTGGGGGTGGCTCAGTCAGTCGGATATGGCAGTGCCAGCCAGTTCACCGCCGCCTTCCGCCGGCAGTACGGTATGACGCCGGCCAAGTACCGGAAGGATGTCTGA